One region of Terriglobales bacterium genomic DNA includes:
- a CDS encoding VWA domain-containing protein gives MAVAFLCVATFACAQEGADSNVHVQPRQPKPAAVAPPQPQPGGDIDPSLKTHTKPIIKDVDLVLVSVTITDPMNRLVTGLEKDNFTVMEGDRTQEIRHFSSEDAPISLGVIFDVSGSMSDKMQKAREAVVEFFKTANPQDEFFMITFSDKPDLLADFTKSIEDIQGKLVYTLPKGRTALLDAIYMGVAKMKDAQHQKKALLIISDGGDNRSRYTEGEIKNMVKEADVQIYAIGIFDRDPRTPEERSGPFLLGEISDVTGGRTFTIDNANELADVATKIGIELRNQYVLGYRPTNAARDGKWRKIKVKLNPPKGLPPLHVYAKTGYYAPTD, from the coding sequence ATGGCCGTCGCGTTCTTATGCGTGGCGACATTTGCCTGCGCGCAGGAGGGCGCCGATTCGAACGTTCACGTCCAGCCGCGGCAGCCGAAACCGGCGGCGGTGGCGCCGCCGCAGCCGCAGCCCGGCGGGGACATCGATCCATCGCTCAAGACGCACACCAAGCCGATCATTAAAGATGTGGACCTGGTGCTGGTGAGCGTGACGATTACCGATCCGATGAACCGGCTGGTGACGGGGCTGGAAAAGGACAATTTCACGGTGATGGAGGGCGACCGCACGCAGGAGATCCGCCACTTCTCCAGTGAGGACGCACCCATCTCGCTGGGGGTGATTTTCGACGTCAGCGGGAGCATGAGCGACAAGATGCAGAAGGCCCGCGAGGCGGTGGTGGAGTTCTTCAAGACGGCGAATCCGCAGGACGAGTTCTTCATGATCACGTTCTCCGATAAGCCGGACCTGCTGGCGGACTTCACCAAGTCCATCGAGGACATACAGGGCAAGCTGGTGTACACGCTGCCCAAGGGGCGGACGGCGCTGCTGGACGCCATCTACATGGGCGTGGCGAAAATGAAAGACGCGCAGCACCAGAAGAAGGCGCTGCTGATCATCTCCGACGGCGGCGACAATCGCAGCCGCTACACGGAAGGTGAAATCAAGAACATGGTCAAGGAAGCCGACGTGCAGATTTATGCGATCGGCATCTTCGATCGCGATCCACGTACTCCCGAGGAGCGTTCCGGCCCATTTCTGTTGGGAGAAATCAGCGACGTGACCGGCGGGCGCACCTTCACCATCGACAACGCCAACGAACTGGCCGACGTGGCGACAAAGATAGGTATCGAGCTGCGCAACCAATATGTGCTCGGATACCGTCCAACCAATGCAGCGCGCGACGGCAAGTGGCGGAAAATCAAGGTGAAGCTCAATCCGCCTAAGGGCCTGCCGCCGCTGCATGTGTACGCGAAAACGGGATACTATGCACCCACGGATTAG